In Phragmites australis chromosome 18, lpPhrAust1.1, whole genome shotgun sequence, the genomic window TatgaccgaatcgaactacaactccctatcgTATTCAATCtgatctctatcctcctctaatcacaaaaggacaaataacttccgctaattaagctaatttgccaacaactcttacgtaataatgcatgcacatctcccatgtatacatgcatatatgtaaccaacttagagtccgtctctgacactaactcttgccataagtccagccaccacacgactccctcgtgcctgctctgacttgaacacaaattagtcttcacatcctctcacaatcagatcgcctcctgtatccatcgcgaagccttgtctccatatgcattgttttctcagctcgaacgtcccacatgacatcctcgatcaccacgacctcagtttcTCACGAACCTAGTTactgaacctcagttcctccctgaactttgTTCAtcgatccatcatcgaccacattctccttcgagcaacacctgcacatgaatcaaacaacaatcgagtacgagcacaagtccttcccgacttgactcaagatcagttcatgctacaccacgcaaactccaagcaaaaccaacatgctaacataatcatatcttagcaactcatgaacatcaaccaaatgttattatgttaaatcactttgctctaccaatttcatcaatcaaaccaatttttcagcaCATGATCTCACACTTTTAGCAAGTTTTCATACCCagtatcactatcactatcgctaTCGCTATCGCTATCACTATctctatctaggagcttgggtcATGATTGTACCTTGCACCCTTTTGCCATAAGCCAGTGGTTGTGTTGTTGTCGTCATCCCTCATGTCATTAAAAAGTGACCTTGTCGGTGGAGTGGAGCAGATGGCAATGTTGGCgaccccttcatcatcagagtcgaAGTCGGAGTCgttggagtcccactcctcACTGATGTGAGCTTGACCCAAATAATCTTCTTATGGGTCTTGTGcttgtccttcttgtaaggtttgctctttctctcttcctcatacttgttcttcttgttaggacactcAACTATGAAATGGccaacttcaccacactcatagcaagctctCTTAGATTATCTTGTTTTTGGATTTGTCTTTCTTGAACTTGCTATAACCCTCCTTCTTCAAAAATTTCTTGAACTTTTTCACAAAGAGAGCgatttcttcatcatcggagctctCTTATTCACTTGGACTTGATTCTTCATCTTTCTTGATCTTACTTGCTTTCGATGCCACTTCTTTGGTCTTGGAGCTTGAGATTTACTTGATAAGGTTCTTTACTTCCATGGCTTCCTcgtccatgagctcatgagctaggATCCTTCCTAGAATATCACTTGGTGTGATTTTCTTGTAGTCCATTCTCTCGCGGATGAGTGTCACCAAATTGGGATTACTTGGTGCGAAAGATCCAacaatcttctcaccaccttgtggTCATCTAGCTCATCACTTCCAAGCCCTCGAATCTTGTTCACGAGCACCATCATGCAGTCATACATCTCTTGAGGGGTTTCACCGTCTTCCATCACAAACTTTCTCAACTTTCCCTCTAAGAGctctattttttattctctcacacttgtggtgccttcatgttcCACTTTGAGTGTGTCCCATATTTCCTTGGACTCTTCAAGCCCAcccactttattgaattcctCAGGGCTCAAAGCACTAAGTAACACACTTGCAGCTTGTGTATTGTGGTGAAGGTTTTGCTTTGTTCGGGAGTAAGCTCTATATCCTCATCGGGCAACTCAAAACCTATGCAAACAATTCTCTAAacacttggatgaagagagattataTGCATTTTCATCTTGCGCCTTCAAGCGGCATAGTGCATGTCATCAAAATACGATGTATGCCTGGATGGCACGGAATGTTGACATCTTCAGTTTCTCCATACGGTAAAGCATTGTAGgagattaggctctgataccaattgaaggattgAGATATcgcctagagaggggtgaataggtgttcctgaaaaaaatcaaaactttGCAGCGGATTAAATAGAATCTGGAACCTTCGGATTCAATCCAGAACTTCTAGCCTTATCGAGAAGTTCCGGGCTCAACCCGGATATTCCAATCACAGAGcttgaaactaaaattaaactacACTTATGCAATTCTATTTGATTCCAAGTGTTACCATAGATCACCAATGATGTTTTTGAGCCTTTTCATAAAGCACCTACAACCATAAACTCGCCAAAAAGTAGATCGGGACAAAGCGCTCAAAAGTCTACGTGCACAAGAGCGAAAATAAGAACAACACAAGTAAGCAAAGGAGACAAGTGATTCATTTTCCAAAGTTTGGATCCACGGATCCTACTTCTTTGTttaggagctcacaaagagccgagtctctttcaacccttttcctcactAAGTgaccacgaagatcgagcttgggGCTTACTCAATGTCCACTTCTCTTATGGAGGCAAGGAggggccttcacaaactttcttgcGGCACACCACAAACTTGGGTATTCACAAGCGACGCCTAGCTGTCTAGGAGGGtgaacctccaagagtaattaATGCAGAATCGACCGGCTTACAATGAACCAAGTGCTCAAAGGTCGGAGATGAAACTCACTAGCTCTCACACTTGCAATCCCTTACTCTATTCTCAAATCCTTCCAAGAATTGAAGCTTATGTGAGTGGGGAGAGCTCTAGAGGGATTCCAATACTTTTGTCTCAAGTTTAGTCGACACTAAATGAGTGGAGGGGATGAGGGGATATTGATACCCAACCCCCAAAATCTGACAGTTACAGTGCATTCTGGCCTAACTCAGAACTTCCGGGTACAACCTGGAACTTTTGGGTTAACACGTAACAACAGCAACCGAGGACCCCAACAAGGAACTTCATCCAGAGGATCCGGTAAAAGTCACCAGAATTCGGAGGTTCCAGACCCATCTGGAACTTCttggttaaaataaaaaacctaAACTGAGCACCCCTACTTGGAGCCCATCCGGAGGTTTCGGCTACCCGAAACTTTCGGATTGCACCCAGAACTTCTAGGTACATAAGACTTGTTAGCAAACTACAGTGTACGTGGGATATCTTGTATCTCTCATAAGTAGTCTAAATATGTattttgagcactaagacatcTTCAAGTTAATCCATATatatccctcttgatagtatgatATACAtgtactcaatttcaaaaataaaatgaatttaaatctattgagtagcTACATattacttctctttttctttttagggTCCCTAGTgtcttttaactttttcatggaACTAATACTTGATtgcttgtcatcaattatccaaaactcaAATAGGAGATCTAGATGCATTTTCAGCCTCTCCAAGGCTCAGGGAGTCAGCGGCCTCTGGGGGTCCAGAGGCCTAGGTCTCCGTAGAGAGTCCATAGCCTTGGGGCTTCAGAGGAGTTCCAAAGCCGGGTGGCCCTTAGACTCAAGCTAGCAGAGCCTATGGCATTGGGGGTCCTTCATGGCGTCCCCAACAACTTTACAGCAGGCTCTGTCATACTTTCAGGGACGATCTATCAACACTACAACTTTTTTGGAGCCTAATCTAACAACCACTAAGGCACATGAATGTTACCTTTATCCAAAACATTATGTTCATACATTGTGGAAATTGTGTCGTCAGAATTTCAGTTGACACAGTAATGTGGCTTGATATTATGATGGCTCTAAAAAATTAATCTCTGATGCAACGTGCACCCTTAGAGTGTCATATTACAAAAGGGCAACTCATCTGCTTCGCACTGAGATTGGATATGGAACACCAAACAGACTACTGGAGTCTAGATGAGAGTCAATCTTAACAAGCATCAATACATCTCAACAAGCAGTGAAATACCAAACAGCTTGATAAAGGCATCTTGTCAGGTTCAGCTATATATCCAAACAACATAATAcccaacaatttttttttactggaaATGATAATGTTTGGGCGTTCGACGCATTGGACACCTCGCTCAGTCCACAGCCTATCATCGATAATTAGCACAGCCTACCCTCGATCATTAACACCGATCGTGTCGCCCCCCACAACCCCACCTTGTCACTTTGCTCTGGTCGCCTTCGCCTCACCTCCTCCGCCACTCCCCCCACTCGATCCGACCTCCTGCCGCGTCGCCCCTCAGCCCTTGTTCTACTTCCAAATCCACCTCCCCACAGTTCAATCCACCTCCCCTCCTTTCGTCtcatccctctccctcttcaGATTGGCTCATATTTGACAGGAGCACTATGTCTATTGGCTAGCTCGCTTGGCGGATCAGCTCGAGCTTTGTTAATCAAGCTCTTGGTAGTGGATCTAGTGTCCCAATGCGAGGTGAGCCATAGGGTCAGGGGTGATGAGGCGGGGGGAGCGAGGCTGAGAGCTCGGTGGCCTTGACATCGTCCGCGCCATTCAACGAGTGTGGCAACGGTGACTCCTCTAGAGGCAGCTGTGACTCCTCCTGCTTTGAGCACCTCAGTGAGTGTGGCAGCGACGACGACTTCTTTCTATGGAAAAACACCTTTCTGTGGCAGTCATCTTCACCTACCCCTTTGTGATAAGAATGTTGTAGTCCTTCGATTTAATTAGTTACAACAATTCATTTTGTACATGATGTTGCAGTCCTTAGTTTAGAATGTTGTATCGAttcattttttatgttgcaGTGAATACTTTTCGATGTTGCAACGGTCTTTTTTAATGTTGCATGATGTTGCAATCCTTCGTTTAGAATGTTGCATCGATTCCTTTTTGATGTTGCAGTAAATACCTTTTGATGTTGCAACGAttctttttttatgttgcaCTAATTATTATTCGATGTTGCATTGTTTCTTTTTTGGTGTTGTATTAATTAACTTTTGATGTTGCATTACCTAGCTCAGATTAGGCTAATGAGAGTGGCTTCTGACTCCATGTTTTCTTCTGCGTGTATGCGGCCAAATCTACGAGGTGGACGACAACGTGGTGTTGCCTTGAGATCCAGTGGCAACGTCTTCAGAAGAAGCGCCGGCTCCTGGTCAATGAAGAGGACGACGACAGATGGCAGTATCAAGCTGGTTCGACGCGACGATGTCCTCCATAACGGTGTGGTTCGAGAGGAGCCACCGCATTGCCAGATCTGGAGGCTACGCAGCTCAGGATTGCCGAATCCGAAGGCAATGTAGCTCAGGACCACAGGATCCGGCAGCGAcagggaggagggagggcacATGAAGAAATGGAGATGGGGACGCATAGATTGGAAGCGCAGCCCACTAATTAGTCTTACGGGCGTCCAGGAAAATCATTTTGATCAGAGGGCAGCTGACTACCTTGCTCCTTTGATCTAACGGCTAGAAACCATCCGATATTGTGCCCAGATCGAACGTCCGGACGCTAGCAATGTCCTTTACAGCAACTAggttcttttctttcccggcaCAATCCATACAAGCCTATTAACATTTTCATCTAGATAAACAATCTGTACTGAAGTGCAATACTCAAATTACTACTGTATCCCCTAAGTTTTACTCAATCTCACAAGATATATATAGTGATGCAGACTTCTTTAATGATTGGGAAAAGAGAAGCATGTGGTTTCCAATGCTCTCTCAGAGCATCCTGGCCTGGAGCTGACCATCCCTTATCTGTGCCGCGATATCTTTGACAGCACCTGGTCCATGAGGGATGAAGACCGAAGAGGTCTTGGATGAGGCCCCGATCTCCTTCATGGTGTCGAAGTACTGGGTCACGAGAACCATATCCATGACATCCTTGGCGCAGGTCCCAGGCACATTCTCTGAGAAAGCAAGAACGCTGTCCCTAAGCCCATCCACTATAGCCTGACGCTGCCTTGCGATACCCAGACCAGACAAGTACTTGGATTCTGCATCACCTTCAGCTCTCTTGATCTGCAGTATCTTCTCCGCTTCAGCTTTCTCATTGGCAGCCAACCTCATCCTAGCAGCTGTTTTGTCAAGACACATGAACAATTCAGAAATTTCACTATCAGATATACATCCTACCAAATGTACTGCGAAGTGATAATGTGGTACAACCCATATTTCAAATCATTAAATAACCTAAACAGGTTCTGCAGTCCTTTGAAAAGTTACTGAATTTGTACCCAGTAAGCACAACTATACTCCATGCAACTTCTACCAGTGTTTCTATGAAAATGattgtaaaaaataataaattaaattatgaaaatgtttttcatgataaatctagtgatattattattatatgaCCAATCCGAAAAGTTCTTATAAATTACTGTTCAGCCTGCAGGCTTTCTAGGATGTTATATATTTAACAAGTGAGTACTAAAATTTTGCTCATCACTTACAAATTAAAATCTGAAGGTTTGAAACCAACATGTTGAAGTTTTGAAAACATTATgacaactattttttaatatcatgaTTTGAACTTTAAAGGGAACGAGGAATTTGGGAGATTAATTTTCTATAAAATTTAATATCTTGATCAACTAATATAACATTGATGGGAGTGTGCTACTGAGCTTAACATCATTATGAGCCATTTTGATGACAGCTCTCAGGAAGCTGCAACACTCTCAAGCCCAAACCAGTGAGGCACTGGCACCTTTTTCCCGCTCTATAAATGAACTAAATGTATTTTGTGCCAAAatgtcaattgatcaaacactAACAGCTGAACTTGTGGTGCTTCAGAAGAAATCCGCATGCAGTTGATGTTTTAACTAAGGACAACAAGTATGTGGAACTTGCCTGCATTAATCTCATTCATGGCTCTCTTCACATGTTCATCAGGCTCAATATCAACAATCAGTGTTTGCACAATCTCATACCCATACATAGACATTGCCTGTACAGTGGATAAAAACGGTTAGTAACAAATGCTTCTATGCCCTAGAAGCATAACAAATGAGGAACACAAACCTTTTCAAGTTCATCTTCCACAGCTTTGGCGATATCATTCTTCTGCTCAAATGCATCATCCAAGTTCATCTTTGGAACACTAGCCCTGATGACTGAACATGAAGATCATAGTTCTATTAGCATTGAATGGGACAACTTAGGACAAAAAAAATGAAGCCAACAATATTCAGGTGGCTACTACATAAGTATAGTGAGAGATAAAGAAAGATATTGAATAAAGCTGTTAATACAGTGGAAACATGAATTTTGCAGTTTGGAGCAAGTAGAAGTCTAACCATCAAAGACATATGACTGGATTTGCCCCCTGGTGTTACTCAGCCTGTAAAAGGCATCAGATGCCTTGTCAGCAAGGGCACGATATTGCACAGATGCAACAACATTGACGAAGACATTATCCTGCAGATTATTCACAACATGATATATGATATTCATCATCAGAAAGTTAAAAGTGGGGAAAACAAGTATAATACTGCATGAGTAATGCAAAAATATTCCATTTCAATGAGgtataaatatatatagccTTGAAAAACTTGAATACACAAGAGTAATTACTCATCCAGTCATATATTAAGTGTCGCTTGGATATACGATCTCCAAAATAGAACATTGGCCATCAAAatcagtgaaaatatatttgtgaaatttaataaaattgtgatattatgaaagcatATATTGTGACAAATCTATTCGTATCATTCCAGTATGGCCTATCCAAATATTCACGAAGGCATTATTGACTAAAGTTAAAACACTTTGAATGCATGCACTCTTTGACGATGCTATTTCTTTTTATTAGATGAGCACATCATTAGTTGTAACGAGAGTGGGAGCTTGAGCACAAGAGGCCATGACCTCAGGGTCCTCAACCACAACAATGTGCTTTAACACTAGGCCAAATGGGTGGTCACAATAGAGTTATTATATACtaacaaaaaaagaaattgaaCATAATGCAGAACTTgacaaaactatttttttgcCCATGCATGGTAATTGCTTTAGCAATGCATAAAGAGAAAAGATATTGGGAAACCTTTGTCTTTGTCTCGCAGCGGACATCAAGCTGCTGCACACGCAGTGAAAGATACCCAGCAATCTGCTTCCCTATGCACCATGGCAAGAAGTGGCATCCAGGCTCTAGTACCTCATCAAACTTCCCAAAAGATTCCT contains:
- the LOC133898990 gene encoding hypersensitive-induced response protein 1-like; its protein translation is MGQALGLIQVDQSTVAIKESFGKFDEVLEPGCHFLPWCIGKQIAGYLSLRVQQLDVRCETKTKDNVFVNVVASVQYRALADKASDAFYRLSNTRGQIQSYVFDVIRASVPKMNLDDAFEQKNDIAKAVEDELEKAMSMYGYEIVQTLIVDIEPDEHVKRAMNEINAAARMRLAANEKAEAEKILQIKRAEGDAESKYLSGLGIARQRQAIVDGLRDSVLAFSENVPGTCAKDVMDMVLVTQYFDTMKEIGASSKTSSVFIPHGPGAVKDIAAQIRDGQLQARML